In Streptomyces sp. NBC_01439, the following are encoded in one genomic region:
- a CDS encoding fibronectin type III domain-containing protein — MTKTLSMLPLHRRIGLTKRFLMSRKRIALACAAVVVGVGSVVVPVAANAGEEKDGLSAACRLADQATVWWASGEVSVANKGDRPVRDWTAEFDVSQGQVTLDNPWAYELRQTGKHVSIKPIADRADVAAKGNRTVKVGINPAGKGMPKITGCKVNGPSGNGGDTGTNTAVPADSGSFVKDDTAVHLMWKPPVGGAEVVRYEVFQDGKQVKTVKDTMTDVERLTPATRYAFKVRAVRADGRTTGFSKDIVLTTLVAPGQDKVKPVIPAELEATASGPYQAALRWRAATDDVAVTGYRIYRGGTKVQEADAKATSATVSGLTASTAYRFKVTAVDASGKESDPTREAQVTTTAAPDGNGGKAAPGDFAATTATKQDGAVTQHYLNLTWSVPQGVGQITAYQVYLNGKPAQTFMWGTGDPVLPVPTTKGSREVLVGSHPGSSYTVKIRARLGDGTWGAFSRELTVKTAG, encoded by the coding sequence TTGACCAAGACACTTTCGATGCTGCCGCTGCACCGGCGGATCGGCTTGACCAAGAGGTTTCTGATGTCCCGAAAGCGAATTGCCCTGGCCTGCGCGGCCGTGGTCGTCGGGGTTGGCTCCGTCGTCGTTCCCGTGGCCGCCAATGCAGGAGAGGAAAAGGACGGCCTCAGCGCCGCCTGCCGCCTCGCGGACCAGGCCACCGTGTGGTGGGCGTCCGGCGAGGTCTCCGTGGCCAACAAGGGCGACCGGCCCGTACGGGACTGGACCGCCGAGTTCGACGTGTCGCAGGGGCAAGTCACCCTCGACAACCCCTGGGCGTACGAACTCCGCCAGACCGGCAAGCACGTCAGCATCAAGCCGATCGCCGACCGCGCCGACGTGGCAGCCAAGGGCAACCGGACCGTCAAGGTCGGGATCAACCCCGCCGGCAAGGGCATGCCCAAAATCACCGGATGCAAGGTGAACGGCCCGTCGGGCAACGGAGGCGACACCGGCACGAACACGGCCGTCCCCGCCGACAGCGGCTCCTTCGTCAAGGACGACACCGCCGTCCACCTGATGTGGAAGCCGCCCGTCGGCGGCGCCGAGGTCGTGCGCTACGAGGTCTTCCAGGACGGCAAGCAGGTCAAGACCGTCAAGGACACGATGACCGACGTCGAGCGCCTGACCCCCGCCACCCGCTACGCGTTCAAGGTCCGCGCCGTCCGCGCCGACGGCCGCACTACCGGCTTCAGCAAGGACATCGTGCTCACCACCCTCGTGGCGCCCGGCCAGGACAAGGTGAAGCCGGTCATCCCCGCGGAGTTGGAGGCGACCGCCTCGGGCCCGTACCAGGCCGCCCTGCGCTGGCGCGCGGCGACCGACGACGTCGCCGTCACCGGCTACCGGATCTACCGGGGCGGCACGAAGGTCCAAGAGGCGGACGCCAAGGCCACCTCGGCCACCGTCTCCGGCCTGACCGCGAGCACCGCCTACCGCTTCAAGGTCACTGCTGTCGACGCCTCCGGCAAGGAGTCCGACCCGACCCGCGAAGCACAGGTGACGACCACTGCGGCACCTGACGGCAACGGTGGCAAGGCCGCCCCCGGCGACTTCGCCGCCACCACCGCCACCAAGCAGGACGGCGCTGTCACCCAGCACTACCTGAACCTCACCTGGTCCGTCCCGCAGGGCGTCGGCCAGATCACCGCCTACCAGGTCTACCTGAACGGCAAGCCCGCCCAGACCTTCATGTGGGGCACCGGCGATCCGGTGTTGCCGGTGCCGACGACGAAGGGTTCGCGCGAGGTGCTGGTCGGCTCCCACCCCGGCTCTTCGTACACCGTGAAGATCCGGGCACGGCTCGGCGACGGCACGTGGGGCGCGTTCTCCCGCGAGCTGACCGTGAAGACAGCGGGCTGA
- a CDS encoding aminoglycoside phosphotransferase family protein, whose translation MRGPQGIEVPGALVASYTRNGGEEERAWVARLPALVAELLDRWGLERDGGTASGEASLVVPVRRTDDTRAALRLQMPREETTAALIGLRAWSGDGIVRLLDHDPESSAMLLERLDPSRTLACVGDDDVAMSTLAAIMGRLHSVPAPAGLRGLGDVARDMLASVPESAAALTDPADRRLLRDWASAVTELVDEPGDRMLHWDLHYDNVLAAEREPWLAIDPEPLVGDPGFDLWPALDTGWEGLHATGDASRVLRRRFDLLTEVLGLDRRRAAGWTLARLLQNTLWDIEDGRTAIDLSQTTVAEALPRH comes from the coding sequence ATGCGTGGACCGCAGGGCATCGAAGTCCCTGGCGCCCTGGTCGCGTCGTACACGAGGAACGGTGGTGAAGAGGAACGGGCCTGGGTCGCCCGGCTGCCCGCACTGGTGGCGGAGCTGCTCGACAGATGGGGACTGGAGCGCGACGGCGGCACCGCTTCTGGCGAGGCCTCACTGGTGGTCCCGGTGCGCCGTACGGACGACACCCGCGCCGCACTCAGACTCCAGATGCCCCGCGAGGAGACGACCGCCGCGCTGATCGGGCTGCGAGCGTGGAGCGGCGACGGCATCGTGCGGCTGCTCGACCACGACCCGGAGAGCAGCGCCATGTTGTTGGAGCGCCTGGACCCCTCACGCACCCTGGCTTGCGTGGGGGACGACGACGTAGCCATGAGCACCTTGGCCGCCATCATGGGCCGGCTGCACTCCGTCCCGGCGCCCGCGGGCCTGCGCGGTCTCGGTGACGTCGCGCGCGACATGCTGGCGTCCGTGCCGGAATCCGCCGCCGCTCTGACGGACCCCGCGGACCGGCGGCTGCTGCGCGACTGGGCCTCGGCAGTCACCGAGCTGGTCGACGAGCCCGGCGACCGGATGCTGCATTGGGACCTGCACTACGACAACGTGCTCGCCGCCGAGCGCGAGCCGTGGCTGGCCATCGACCCCGAACCCCTCGTCGGCGATCCGGGCTTCGATCTGTGGCCGGCGCTGGACACCGGGTGGGAGGGGCTCCACGCCACCGGGGACGCCTCCCGGGTGCTGCGGCGCCGCTTCGACCTGCTGACCGAGGTACTCGGGCTGGACCGGCGACGCGCGGCTGGCTGGACCCTGGCCCGGCTGCTGCAGAACACGCTGTGGGACATCGAGGACGGGCGAACCGCCATCGACCTCTCCCAGACCACCGTGGCCGAGGCGCTGCCCCGCCACTGA
- a CDS encoding FAD-dependent oxidoreductase produces MSTTTRIAIAGAGLGGLICARVLQQHGVPVTVFEREPAPHSRSQGGTLDIHEDTGQAALRASGLFDQFLALSRPEGQEWRLYDRHANLIRHDQAGEGDLSRPEIDRGQLRALLLDSLAPGTVRWGHTVKAVTPLPRGAARLHHDRTGEDFDLVIGADGAWSRVRPALSDAQPIYAGVTLVEAHFDDVDHRHPGIARLVGRGTMSAKAGRRSLVLQRNSNGHVRAYINFRGPQDWHAGLDLTDPRAVGARLLAEYQGWHESLLDILRYNEGDFINRPMFVLPVHHFWQRVPGITLLGDAAHLMPPVGVGANLALLDGAELARAIIDHPTIDQALDAYESVMLPRATNNAKAAQQMLTTLMPDTDSDDAAFPDSLWPAHTLPEPRPVRTN; encoded by the coding sequence GTGTCCACCACCACTCGCATCGCGATCGCCGGCGCGGGCCTCGGCGGCCTCATCTGCGCCCGCGTCCTGCAACAGCACGGCGTGCCGGTCACGGTCTTCGAACGCGAACCCGCCCCCCACTCCCGCTCGCAGGGCGGCACTCTCGACATCCACGAAGACACCGGCCAGGCAGCCCTGCGCGCATCCGGCCTGTTCGACCAGTTCCTCGCCCTCTCCCGGCCCGAGGGCCAGGAGTGGCGCCTGTACGACCGCCACGCGAACCTGATCCGCCACGACCAGGCGGGCGAGGGCGACCTGAGCAGGCCCGAGATCGACCGTGGCCAACTGCGCGCGCTCCTGCTGGACTCCCTCGCTCCCGGCACGGTCCGCTGGGGCCACACCGTGAAGGCCGTCACCCCGTTACCCCGCGGTGCCGCCCGCCTCCACCACGACCGCACGGGCGAAGACTTCGACCTGGTCATCGGCGCCGATGGCGCCTGGTCCCGCGTACGCCCCGCGCTCTCCGACGCCCAACCCATCTACGCAGGCGTCACATTGGTGGAAGCCCACTTCGACGACGTTGACCACCGTCACCCCGGAATCGCCCGCCTGGTGGGGCGCGGCACCATGTCGGCCAAGGCGGGCCGCCGCAGCCTGGTGCTGCAGCGGAACAGCAACGGACACGTCCGCGCCTACATCAACTTCCGAGGGCCCCAGGACTGGCACGCCGGCCTCGACCTCACAGACCCCCGAGCCGTAGGCGCGCGCCTCCTCGCCGAGTACCAGGGCTGGCACGAGAGCCTCCTGGACATCCTGCGCTACAACGAGGGCGATTTCATCAACCGGCCCATGTTCGTCCTTCCCGTTCACCACTTCTGGCAGCGCGTCCCCGGCATCACCCTGCTCGGCGACGCCGCCCACTTGATGCCACCCGTCGGCGTAGGCGCCAACCTCGCCCTGCTCGACGGCGCCGAACTCGCCCGAGCCATCATCGACCACCCCACCATCGACCAGGCACTCGACGCCTACGAAAGCGTCATGCTGCCCCGCGCCACCAACAACGCCAAGGCCGCCCAGCAGATGCTCACCACCCTCATGCCCGACACCGATTCCGACGACGCCGCCTTCCCGGACAGCCTCTGGCCGGCCCACACCCTCCCTGAGCCGCGCCCCGTTCGCACCAACTGA
- a CDS encoding GNAT family N-acetyltransferase codes for MTSFWTGDRVRLRGIEPDDWTAFMRFAVDEERLGDVLHPPRSAEGFRAWAKEQAAAKSDGDCFGLAIEAVGTGEMVGAIGSHHADPRAGWFEYGITMGADHRRKGYAAEAVVMLMRFMFAERRYHKCGARIFAHNEASLALHRRLGFVEEGRLRDHVFFAGRHHDLVVMGMLANEFARLHAMGELA; via the coding sequence ATGACATCCTTCTGGACTGGCGACCGGGTACGCCTTCGCGGTATCGAGCCCGACGACTGGACGGCATTCATGCGCTTCGCCGTCGACGAGGAGCGGTTGGGAGACGTGCTGCACCCACCCCGTTCCGCCGAGGGCTTCCGTGCCTGGGCGAAGGAACAGGCCGCTGCCAAGTCCGACGGCGACTGCTTCGGGTTGGCAATCGAAGCAGTTGGCACGGGGGAGATGGTCGGTGCGATCGGCTCGCACCACGCTGATCCCCGTGCGGGCTGGTTCGAGTACGGCATCACGATGGGTGCTGACCACCGGCGCAAGGGCTACGCAGCAGAAGCCGTGGTGATGTTGATGCGCTTCATGTTCGCTGAGCGGCGCTATCACAAGTGCGGGGCACGGATCTTCGCCCACAACGAGGCGTCGTTGGCACTTCATCGTCGGCTCGGTTTCGTCGAGGAGGGTCGCCTCCGCGATCACGTGTTCTTCGCCGGCCGGCACCACGACCTCGTCGTGATGGGCATGCTCGCCAACGAGTTCGCGCGGCTGCACGCGATGGGCGAACTTGCCTGA